A single region of the Microcella sp. genome encodes:
- a CDS encoding DUF6326 family protein, with protein MSRESRTPTLLDNPPISVHTKLAAAWTGFMFLYVYVDVLGFYKPGVIDGLLNGLIWEFEVSATLLTIFLVSVSVPAVMIVLSATLPARANRATNLVVALLLIPYSLFNAVGETLEWSAFYGIAIAVEVLILAFILRTAWAWPRVPASENASASGATAAASPSATIE; from the coding sequence ATGTCACGCGAATCACGAACCCCGACGTTGCTCGATAACCCGCCGATCTCGGTACACACCAAGCTCGCGGCAGCGTGGACAGGCTTCATGTTTCTCTACGTCTACGTCGACGTACTCGGCTTCTACAAGCCCGGCGTCATCGACGGCCTGCTGAATGGCCTCATTTGGGAGTTCGAGGTCAGCGCGACGCTGCTCACGATCTTCCTCGTCTCCGTGTCGGTACCGGCGGTGATGATTGTGCTCTCTGCGACGCTGCCTGCCCGAGCGAACCGCGCCACGAACCTCGTCGTGGCGTTGCTCCTCATTCCGTATTCGCTGTTCAACGCGGTCGGCGAGACCTTGGAGTGGTCCGCCTTCTACGGCATCGCCATCGCCGTTGAGGTGCTGATCCTGGCGTTCATCCTGCGCACCGCATGGGCCTGGCCCCGAGTGCCCGCCTCCGAGAATGCGAGCGCGAGCGGGGCAACAGCCGCGGCATCGCCCAGTGCAACGATCGAGTGA
- a CDS encoding DUF3499 family protein, with translation MNGRPCSKVACSEAAVRTLTYVYADSMAVLGPLSARPEPHSYDLCDRHSERLSAPNGWQIVRYSALGEVG, from the coding sequence ATGAACGGTCGACCGTGCAGCAAGGTGGCGTGCAGCGAGGCAGCAGTGCGCACCCTCACCTACGTGTACGCCGACTCGATGGCGGTGCTCGGGCCCCTGAGCGCTCGACCCGAGCCGCACAGCTACGACTTGTGCGACCGGCACTCTGAACGGCTCTCGGCCCCCAACGGCTGGCAGATCGTGCGATACAGCGCGCTCGGCGAGGTCGGCTGA
- a CDS encoding stage II sporulation protein M, whose translation MDLDAYSSAHAAEWDRLRELSRRRRFAGRDADELIEHYQAGATHLSAITTSAGQVPQAATLSVLLSRARLRFTGATTEPLAQLARYATREVPAALYRIRYLTLAVAASFIVVATLYAVWVATNPGVIAALGDYDDLRRYAEQDFVGYYSESSEAVFGLQVFSNNAWIATQSVAFGITGVYVPFVLFQNAQGLGLSAGIMAEFDRLDVFFLNILPHGQLEIYAIFVAAAGGLMIFWAWVSPGPRTRLQALADDGRALFAIIGGLVAALLVSGIIEGYVTRQEWPDVVRIGIGTVALVAFLLYQWMLGRRAFRDGETGDLDPISRGARVVVGD comes from the coding sequence ATGGATCTCGACGCATACTCTTCAGCCCACGCCGCCGAATGGGATCGGCTGCGCGAGCTCTCGCGCCGACGCCGCTTCGCCGGTCGCGACGCCGACGAGCTCATCGAGCACTACCAGGCGGGGGCCACCCACCTGTCGGCGATCACGACGAGTGCCGGGCAGGTGCCGCAGGCCGCCACCCTCAGCGTGCTGCTGTCGCGCGCCCGCCTGCGCTTCACGGGCGCCACCACAGAGCCGCTGGCGCAGCTGGCGCGCTACGCGACGCGCGAGGTGCCGGCGGCGCTCTACCGCATCCGCTATCTGACGCTCGCCGTCGCCGCATCGTTCATCGTCGTGGCCACGCTCTACGCCGTGTGGGTGGCGACGAACCCGGGGGTCATCGCCGCGCTCGGCGACTACGACGATCTGCGCCGCTACGCCGAGCAAGACTTCGTCGGCTACTACAGCGAGTCGAGTGAGGCCGTGTTCGGCCTGCAGGTGTTCAGCAACAACGCCTGGATCGCCACGCAGTCGGTGGCCTTCGGCATCACGGGCGTCTACGTGCCGTTCGTGCTCTTCCAGAACGCGCAGGGCTTGGGGCTCAGCGCCGGCATCATGGCCGAGTTCGACCGGCTCGACGTGTTCTTTCTCAACATCCTTCCGCACGGCCAGCTCGAGATCTATGCGATCTTCGTCGCCGCGGCCGGCGGGCTCATGATCTTCTGGGCGTGGGTGTCTCCGGGCCCCCGCACGCGGCTGCAGGCGCTCGCCGACGACGGCCGAGCACTGTTCGCGATCATCGGCGGCCTCGTCGCCGCACTGCTCGTGAGCGGCATCATCGAGGGCTATGTCACCCGCCAAGAGTGGCCTGACGTCGTGCGCATCGGCATCGGCACTGTGGCGCTGGTGGCGTTTCTGCTCTATCAGTGGATGCTCGGCCGACGCGCCTTCCGCGACGGCGAGACGGGCGACCTCGACCCGATCAGTCGAGGCGCCCGCGTCGTCGTCGGTGACTGA
- a CDS encoding metallopeptidase family protein, with amino-acid sequence MARAGKTPGGPAHGQPSARARARHGRHGRSPVTGPHLPLAHTRRDLFETTVQATAEYLVDQWPDELARLRIQVQPMPDQPNAVNGVARWRVVPERDLVVLYRIPIERMSRLHRDDAWHRRLMVESCVFRAVGELIGKDPWDLAPERFRHW; translated from the coding sequence GTGGCACGAGCAGGCAAGACTCCGGGTGGCCCGGCACACGGTCAGCCCAGCGCCCGAGCCCGCGCCCGGCATGGCCGCCACGGCCGCTCGCCCGTCACCGGGCCGCACCTGCCCCTCGCGCACACGCGCCGCGACCTCTTCGAGACCACCGTGCAGGCGACGGCCGAATACCTGGTCGACCAGTGGCCAGACGAGTTGGCACGGCTGCGCATCCAGGTGCAGCCGATGCCCGATCAGCCGAACGCCGTCAACGGGGTGGCCCGCTGGCGCGTCGTGCCCGAGCGCGACCTCGTGGTGCTCTACCGCATTCCGATCGAGCGCATGAGTCGGCTGCACCGCGACGACGCGTGGCACCGGCGGCTCATGGTCGAGAGCTGCGTGTTTCGGGCGGTCGGCGAGCTCATCGGCAAAGATCCGTGGGATCTCGCGCCCGAGCGCTTTCGCCACTGGTGA
- a CDS encoding TetR/AcrR family transcriptional regulator produces the protein MIEAVRLADSEDVDGVSMRRLASALGAGAMSLYHYVASRDELLDAMIDVVFGEIELPLADTDWQAAMRRRAISAREVLARHPWAIGLMESRTTPGPANLRHREAVTACLRKAGFSVAMATHANWLLDSYVYGFALQEASLPDTADALADMTQEVFLPQLPPDEFPYLNESAAALVAAGYDPAGEFTFGLDLVLAALERLRDSAERPG, from the coding sequence GTGATCGAAGCGGTACGGCTTGCCGACAGCGAGGACGTCGATGGGGTGAGCATGCGCCGGCTTGCGAGCGCGCTCGGCGCGGGCGCGATGTCGCTCTACCACTACGTGGCGAGCAGAGACGAGTTGCTCGACGCCATGATCGACGTCGTGTTCGGCGAGATCGAGCTTCCGCTCGCCGACACCGACTGGCAGGCGGCGATGCGTCGGCGAGCCATTTCTGCTCGAGAGGTGCTCGCTCGCCACCCGTGGGCCATCGGCCTGATGGAATCGCGCACAACGCCCGGCCCGGCAAACCTTCGTCACCGCGAGGCGGTCACGGCCTGCCTGCGGAAGGCAGGGTTCTCGGTCGCGATGGCGACGCACGCCAACTGGCTGCTCGACAGCTATGTCTACGGATTCGCGCTGCAAGAAGCGAGCTTGCCCGACACCGCCGATGCGCTGGCAGACATGACTCAAGAAGTGTTCCTGCCCCAGCTCCCTCCCGACGAGTTTCCGTACCTCAACGAATCCGCCGCGGCGCTCGTCGCTGCCGGCTACGACCCGGCGGGGGAGTTCACCTTCGGGCTCGACCTCGTCTTAGCCGCGCTGGAACGTCTGAGAGACTCCGCCGAACGACCCGGGTGA
- a CDS encoding RDD family protein gives MSGAAATLSSHDSERELLTGEAVALELRATSVILRMAGGIIDYLVYISATLLLAWGAFSLAFDTGLPEALYGTVVIACMVVGLVLVPATVETASQGKSLGRLALGDRIVRDDGGAISFRHAFIRSLVGVFEIVMTAGGLAVVVAMLNSRAKRLGDLLAGTYSQYERVSSVTPPVFGVPVELVEWASTADVARMPDALSRRIAQFLRQAAGHTAATRERLARDLATEAALYVSPVPGGDPELFLAGVSVLRREREATALRLERARLDELQPTLAALPHGFPDRG, from the coding sequence ATGTCTGGCGCGGCGGCAACCCTGAGCTCTCACGACAGCGAGCGCGAACTGCTCACCGGCGAGGCCGTCGCCCTCGAGCTGCGGGCGACGAGCGTCATTCTGCGCATGGCGGGCGGCATCATCGACTACCTCGTCTACATCAGCGCAACGCTGCTGCTCGCCTGGGGCGCCTTCTCACTCGCGTTCGACACCGGGCTGCCCGAGGCGCTGTACGGCACCGTCGTCATCGCGTGCATGGTCGTGGGCCTCGTGCTCGTGCCCGCCACGGTCGAGACGGCGAGCCAGGGCAAGTCGCTCGGCCGCCTCGCCCTCGGCGACCGCATCGTGCGCGACGACGGCGGAGCGATCTCGTTTCGGCACGCCTTCATCCGCTCGCTCGTCGGAGTGTTCGAGATCGTCATGACCGCCGGCGGTCTCGCGGTGGTGGTCGCCATGCTCAACTCTCGCGCCAAGCGCCTGGGCGACCTGCTCGCCGGCACCTACAGCCAGTACGAGCGGGTCTCGAGTGTGACGCCGCCCGTGTTCGGGGTTCCGGTCGAGCTGGTGGAATGGGCATCCACCGCCGACGTCGCCCGAATGCCCGATGCGCTGTCGCGCCGCATCGCCCAGTTTCTGCGGCAGGCAGCCGGCCACACTGCGGCGACGCGCGAGCGGCTCGCCCGCGACCTCGCGACCGAAGCCGCCCTCTACGTCTCGCCCGTTCCGGGCGGCGACCCCGAGCTGTTTCTCGCCGGCGTGTCAGTGCTGCGACGCGAGCGCGAGGCCACGGCGCTCAGGCTCGAGCGGGCGCGACTCGACGAGCTGCAGCCGACGCTCGCCGCGCTGCCGCACGGTTTTCCTGACCGGGGGTAA
- a CDS encoding DUF58 domain-containing protein: MAVTGWFVLLVALGVVPVVALSSVVPAGEVLLGWVVVCLLLAAVDLVLAASPRAMRLERQTDARVRLTETASATLYVTNPTRRTLRGIIRDAWEPSAGATPTRQRVLVPAAERRAVTTALTPWRRGERRAVMVTIRAIGPLRLAARQASIRVPAEITVLPEFASRKHLPSRLARLRELDGRTSVMVRGQGTEFDSLREYVRGDDVRSIDWRATARRSGGPGPDGAPAQTLMVRTWRPERDRHVVVIIDSGRTAAARIADETRIDTAFESTLLLSALADRAGDRVDVAVFDRRVRGRVQGSRGADLLTKLVEMMAPVDPELLETDWTAVPALVRSMTAQRSLVVLATPLESPGATRGLLTMLPQLTTKHLVLVAAVTDPALIEAGSARDNRASVYRAAAAERALLDAERVAAAVRRLGGDVVSAAPLDLPPAVADRYLAYKAAGRL, encoded by the coding sequence ATGGCCGTCACCGGCTGGTTCGTGCTGCTCGTCGCCCTTGGCGTCGTGCCCGTCGTCGCGCTCTCGAGCGTGGTGCCCGCGGGCGAGGTGCTGCTCGGGTGGGTGGTGGTGTGCCTGCTGCTCGCGGCCGTCGATCTCGTGCTCGCCGCGTCGCCCCGCGCCATGCGACTCGAACGGCAGACGGATGCTCGCGTGCGCCTCACCGAGACCGCGAGCGCCACGCTCTACGTCACCAACCCCACTCGGCGCACGCTGCGCGGCATCATCAGAGACGCGTGGGAGCCGTCGGCCGGCGCCACGCCCACCCGCCAGCGCGTGCTCGTGCCCGCAGCCGAGCGGCGCGCCGTCACCACCGCGCTCACACCGTGGCGTCGCGGAGAGCGCCGAGCCGTCATGGTCACCATCAGGGCGATCGGGCCGCTGCGGCTCGCCGCGCGTCAGGCGAGCATCCGAGTGCCGGCAGAGATCACCGTGCTGCCCGAATTCGCCTCGCGAAAGCACCTGCCCTCGCGGCTGGCGCGGCTGCGCGAGCTCGACGGGCGCACGAGCGTCATGGTGCGCGGCCAAGGCACCGAGTTCGACAGCCTGCGCGAGTATGTGCGCGGCGACGACGTGCGCTCGATCGACTGGAGGGCCACCGCCCGGCGCTCGGGAGGGCCCGGGCCAGACGGCGCACCCGCCCAGACGCTCATGGTGCGCACGTGGCGGCCCGAGCGCGACCGGCACGTCGTCGTCATCATCGACTCGGGCCGCACCGCTGCCGCGCGCATCGCCGACGAGACCCGCATCGACACCGCATTCGAGTCGACGCTGCTCCTCTCGGCCCTCGCCGACCGCGCCGGAGACCGCGTCGACGTCGCCGTCTTCGACCGCCGCGTTCGCGGGCGCGTGCAGGGCTCGCGCGGCGCAGACCTGCTCACCAAGCTCGTCGAGATGATGGCGCCCGTCGACCCCGAACTGCTCGAGACCGACTGGACGGCCGTGCCGGCGCTCGTGCGCTCGATGACGGCGCAGCGGTCGCTCGTGGTGCTCGCGACTCCGCTCGAGTCGCCCGGCGCGACGCGCGGGCTGCTGACGATGCTGCCGCAGCTCACCACGAAGCACCTCGTGCTCGTCGCCGCCGTCACCGACCCGGCGCTCATCGAGGCCGGGAGTGCGCGCGACAACCGCGCCTCGGTGTATCGCGCTGCCGCCGCCGAGCGCGCCCTGCTCGACGCCGAGCGGGTCGCCGCCGCCGTGCGGCGCCTCGGTGGCGACGTGGTCAGTGCCGCGCCGCTCGACCTGCCGCCCGCCGTCGCCGACCGGTATCTCGCCTACAAGGCGGCCGGGCGCCTCTAG
- a CDS encoding DUF2306 domain-containing protein, with protein MLLSALPVLGGLLRLMEGRGDREGELVVASLVAIVSHIVAMSVLCILGAFQFSPALRMWRGWHRTAGRVLIPAGVIAALSSIWLAVFFGGPAAEFPLAMVRLVFAVPMLVFLVLATTAIARRRFVAHGAWMTRAYAIAVSGGTQALVSVLWSIPFGEADAVGEIWVVAAGFAINTLVAEVLIRRRARRRVPATVIRRE; from the coding sequence TTGCTTCTCAGTGCGCTGCCCGTGCTCGGGGGCCTACTTCGCCTCATGGAAGGGCGGGGTGACCGCGAGGGCGAGCTTGTCGTGGCCTCACTGGTGGCGATCGTCTCGCACATCGTGGCGATGAGCGTGCTCTGCATTCTCGGCGCCTTCCAGTTCTCTCCAGCGCTGCGGATGTGGCGCGGATGGCACCGCACCGCCGGTCGAGTGCTGATTCCAGCCGGTGTCATCGCGGCGCTGTCGAGCATCTGGCTCGCGGTCTTCTTCGGCGGTCCCGCTGCGGAGTTTCCGCTCGCGATGGTTCGACTGGTCTTCGCCGTGCCCATGCTGGTGTTTCTCGTGCTGGCCACAACCGCCATCGCGCGGCGCAGATTCGTCGCGCACGGAGCATGGATGACGCGCGCCTACGCGATCGCTGTCTCTGGCGGAACCCAAGCGCTCGTCAGCGTGCTGTGGTCGATACCCTTCGGCGAAGCCGATGCCGTCGGTGAGATCTGGGTCGTCGCCGCGGGCTTTGCGATCAATACCCTCGTGGCAGAGGTGCTGATCCGCCGACGCGCGCGCCGACGAGTGCCCGCTACCGTGATCAGGCGCGAATGA
- a CDS encoding phosphomannomutase/phosphoglucomutase, with product MTTTPDLSSFIKAYDVRGLVGTQLTEQVVEALGAGFVDEIGAESLEIAVGHDMRDSSPGFAAAFARGATARGASVIMLGLCSTDQTYFASGHYGVPAAMFTASHNPATYNGIKFCRAGAQGISLDTGLAGIRDRAQAYLASGITATDAPGTISHRDVLADYATYLRELVDLTSVRPLRVVVDAGNGMGGLTVPAVLGTAAGLPALPLDIVPLYFELDGTFPNHEANPLEPANLVDLQAAVLEHGADLGLAFDGDADRCFVIDELGQPVTPSAVAAIVALREITRVRAAGETGDIRVVHNLITSRVVPETIEAAGAIAVRTKVGHSLIKDVMHETGAIFGGEHSAHYYFRDFWGADNGMLAAMHLIAQFGEYDGPLSALAAEFTPYTASGEINSTVDDVPAAYTRIVEAFQGRGEVDELDGLTYAGTTDDGDWWWFSVRPSNTEPLLRLNAEGRTAQTMARIRDEVLALIRA from the coding sequence GTGACCACCACGCCTGATCTCAGCTCGTTCATCAAGGCCTACGACGTTCGCGGCCTCGTCGGCACTCAGCTCACCGAGCAGGTCGTCGAAGCGCTCGGCGCCGGTTTCGTCGACGAAATCGGCGCGGAGAGCCTCGAGATCGCCGTGGGGCACGACATGCGCGACAGTTCGCCCGGTTTCGCCGCCGCCTTCGCCCGAGGTGCGACCGCTCGGGGCGCCTCGGTCATCATGCTCGGGCTGTGCTCGACCGATCAGACCTACTTCGCGAGCGGCCACTACGGCGTGCCGGCGGCGATGTTCACCGCGAGCCACAACCCGGCCACCTACAACGGCATCAAGTTCTGTCGTGCGGGCGCGCAAGGCATCAGCCTCGACACGGGGCTGGCGGGCATCCGCGATCGCGCACAGGCCTACCTCGCGAGCGGAATCACGGCGACGGATGCTCCCGGCACGATCTCGCACCGCGACGTTCTCGCCGACTACGCCACCTACCTGCGCGAGCTCGTCGACCTGACGAGTGTGCGCCCGCTGCGTGTGGTGGTGGATGCCGGCAACGGCATGGGCGGCCTGACAGTGCCCGCGGTGCTCGGCACGGCGGCCGGGCTGCCGGCGCTGCCGCTCGACATCGTGCCGCTCTACTTCGAGCTCGACGGAACCTTTCCGAACCACGAGGCGAACCCCCTCGAGCCCGCGAACCTCGTCGACCTGCAGGCCGCCGTGCTCGAGCACGGTGCCGACCTGGGGCTGGCGTTCGACGGCGACGCCGACCGGTGCTTCGTCATCGACGAGCTCGGTCAGCCGGTGACCCCGAGCGCTGTCGCCGCGATCGTGGCGCTGCGCGAGATCACGCGCGTGCGGGCTGCCGGCGAGACCGGCGACATCCGCGTCGTGCACAACCTCATCACCTCGCGCGTCGTGCCCGAGACCATCGAGGCGGCGGGCGCGATCGCCGTGCGCACGAAGGTGGGCCACTCGCTCATCAAAGACGTCATGCATGAGACGGGTGCGATCTTCGGCGGCGAGCACTCGGCGCACTACTACTTTCGCGACTTCTGGGGCGCAGACAACGGCATGCTCGCCGCCATGCACCTCATCGCCCAGTTCGGCGAGTACGACGGGCCGCTCTCGGCGCTCGCCGCCGAGTTCACGCCGTACACGGCGAGCGGTGAGATCAACTCGACCGTCGACGACGTTCCCGCCGCGTACACGCGCATCGTCGAGGCGTTTCAGGGGCGCGGAGAGGTCGACGAGCTCGACGGCCTCACCTACGCCGGCACGACCGATGATGGCGACTGGTGGTGGTTCAGCGTGCGCCCCTCAAACACCGAGCCGCTGCTGCGCCTCAACGCCGAGGGGCGCACGGCTCAGACCATGGCGCGCATCCGCGACGAAGTGCTCGCCCTCATTCGCGCCTGA
- the ahcY gene encoding adenosylhomocysteinase gives MSIHTPARPALAVDIVNGIAHKVRDLALAEAGRHQIRLAEHEMPGLMALRDEFGPHQPLAGHRIAGSLHMTVQTAVLIETLVALGAEVRWASCNIFSTQDEAAAAVVVGTTGTVERPAGTPVFAWKGETLDEYWWATQQIFDFGDGLGPTMILDDGGDATMLVHKGVEFEAAGAVPEAAEGDSHEWRVVLSVLRDSLQSDPQRWTVVSQGIQGVTEETTTGVHRLYELHREGRLLFPAINVNDSVTKSKFDNKYGIRHSLPDGLNRATDVLMGGKTVFVCGYGDVGKGSADALRGQGARVIVSEIDPINALQAAMDGYQVARLDDVIGDIDILVTATGNENVVTVEQLQSLKHLAIVANVGHFDNEIDMAGLESLPGVEKVEIKPQVHEWRLPTGRSILVLSEGRLMNLGNATGHPSFVMSASFTNQVLAQLELATRRDEYPIGVYVLPKLLDEKVARLHLDALGVRLTQLTPRQAAYIGVSADGPYKVDHYRY, from the coding sequence ATGAGCATCCACACCCCGGCGCGCCCCGCGCTCGCCGTCGACATCGTGAACGGCATCGCCCACAAGGTGCGCGACCTCGCGCTCGCTGAAGCCGGCCGCCACCAGATTCGGCTCGCCGAGCACGAGATGCCGGGCCTCATGGCGCTGCGCGACGAGTTCGGCCCGCACCAGCCGCTCGCCGGCCACCGCATCGCCGGTTCGCTGCACATGACGGTGCAGACCGCGGTGCTCATCGAGACGCTCGTGGCCCTCGGCGCCGAGGTGCGCTGGGCGAGCTGCAACATCTTCTCGACGCAAGACGAGGCGGCCGCCGCGGTCGTCGTCGGCACGACGGGCACAGTCGAGCGGCCCGCGGGCACTCCGGTCTTCGCCTGGAAGGGCGAGACGCTCGACGAGTACTGGTGGGCGACGCAGCAGATCTTCGACTTCGGCGACGGCCTCGGCCCGACGATGATTCTCGACGACGGCGGCGACGCCACGATGCTCGTGCACAAGGGCGTCGAGTTCGAGGCAGCGGGCGCAGTGCCTGAGGCGGCTGAGGGCGACAGCCACGAGTGGCGCGTCGTGCTGAGCGTGCTGCGCGACTCGCTGCAGAGCGACCCGCAGCGGTGGACGGTCGTGAGTCAGGGCATCCAGGGCGTCACCGAAGAGACGACGACAGGCGTGCACCGCCTCTATGAGCTGCACCGCGAGGGAAGGCTGCTCTTTCCGGCCATCAACGTCAACGACTCGGTCACCAAGAGCAAGTTCGACAACAAATACGGCATTCGCCACTCGCTGCCCGACGGCCTCAACCGCGCCACCGACGTGCTCATGGGCGGCAAGACCGTCTTCGTGTGCGGCTATGGAGACGTGGGCAAGGGCTCGGCGGATGCCCTGCGCGGGCAGGGCGCCCGAGTCATCGTGAGCGAGATCGACCCCATCAATGCTCTGCAAGCCGCGATGGACGGCTACCAGGTGGCTCGACTCGACGACGTCATCGGCGACATCGACATTCTCGTCACCGCGACCGGCAACGAAAACGTCGTCACGGTCGAGCAGCTGCAGTCGCTCAAGCACCTCGCGATCGTCGCCAACGTCGGCCACTTCGACAACGAGATCGACATGGCGGGGCTCGAGAGCCTGCCCGGCGTCGAGAAGGTCGAGATCAAGCCGCAGGTGCACGAGTGGCGCCTGCCGACCGGGCGCTCGATTCTCGTGCTGAGCGAGGGTCGGCTCATGAACCTCGGCAACGCCACGGGGCACCCGAGCTTCGTCATGAGCGCCTCGTTCACCAACCAGGTGCTCGCTCAGCTCGAACTCGCCACCAGGCGCGACGAGTACCCGATCGGCGTCTACGTGCTGCCGAAGCTGCTCGACGAGAAGGTGGCGCGCCTGCACCTCGACGCCCTGGGGGTTCGCCTCACGCAGCTCACGCCGCGGCAGGCCGCCTACATCGGGGTCAGTGCTGACGGCCCTTACAAGGTTGATCACTACCGCTACTAG
- a CDS encoding aquaporin, with protein MAKEIPTPSSPSMTARLVAEVFGTFLLVFGVIGTAFFSSANTGLLGPALAVGLAVMAGAYAVGHISGAHFNPAVTIGAAVAGRFAWRDTPAYIAAQALGGLLASGALVLIGSFGPAGALADAQADGFFSNGFDEGSPAGYGLVAVIVAELVLTALFLVVILGVTDDRAFAGFAPLAIGLMLTVMHLVAIPVSNASFNPARSLATAVFGGTDALAQLWVFIVIPVIGAALGALLYRAVFAGKR; from the coding sequence ATGGCGAAAGAGATTCCCACCCCGTCATCACCCTCGATGACCGCCCGACTCGTCGCCGAAGTGTTCGGCACCTTCTTGCTGGTCTTCGGCGTCATCGGCACCGCCTTCTTCTCGTCGGCGAACACCGGGCTGCTCGGCCCCGCCCTCGCCGTCGGCCTCGCGGTCATGGCCGGCGCCTATGCCGTCGGGCACATCTCGGGCGCCCACTTCAACCCCGCTGTGACGATCGGCGCCGCCGTCGCCGGGCGCTTCGCGTGGCGAGACACTCCGGCCTACATCGCCGCGCAGGCGCTGGGCGGGCTGCTCGCGAGCGGAGCCCTCGTGCTCATCGGCTCGTTCGGCCCCGCCGGTGCACTCGCCGACGCGCAAGCCGACGGCTTCTTCTCGAACGGCTTCGACGAGGGCTCGCCCGCGGGCTACGGCCTCGTCGCCGTCATCGTGGCCGAGCTCGTGCTCACCGCACTCTTTCTCGTCGTCATTCTCGGCGTCACCGACGACCGCGCGTTCGCCGGGTTCGCTCCGCTCGCGATCGGCCTCATGCTGACGGTCATGCACCTGGTGGCGATTCCGGTGAGCAACGCCTCGTTCAACCCGGCGCGCTCACTGGCGACGGCCGTCTTCGGCGGGACGGATGCTCTCGCACAGTTGTGGGTCTTCATCGTGATCCCCGTCATCGGTGCGGCACTCGGCGCACTGCTCTACCGCGCCGTGTTCGCCGGCAAGCGCTGA